From the Methanoculleus caldifontis genome, the window ATGCTTGCCGGGGCGCTCTTCCTCCGGACCTGGGAGAGCGGCGAATCCCTGGTTCTCGCGATGGACGCCCGCTGCTACGACGGCAGGCTCGGCATCCCCGGCGAAGCCCGGCCGGTCTCGCTCTCCGCGCTCGCAACGGCCTTTCTCTACCTTGCCGCCGTCCTCGGCGTCTCACTCTCCACCGGAGGTATTGCACTCGCATGACGACACCACTCCTTGAGATCGACAACGTCACCTATGCCTACCCGAACGGTCCCGCCGCCCTTGCCGGAGTGAGCGTCCGGATCGCCGCGGGCTCGAAGACCGCCCTCGTCGGCCCGAACGGTGCCGGGAAGTCGACGCTTCTCCTGATGCTCAACGGCATGCTCCGGCCCGCCTCGGGTACAGTCCGCTTCGACGGCCGCCCGCTCGCCTACGATACCCGGAGCCTCCGGGACCTCCGCCGCCGGGTCGGGTTCGTCTTCCAGAACCCCGACGTCCAGATCATCGCTCCGACCGTCGAGGCGGACGTGGCTTTCGGACCGGTGAACCTCGGCCTTCCTCCCGACGCCGTCCGCCGGGCGGTCCGGGACGCGCTCGGCTACGTGGGGCTTCACGGCTACGAGAAGCGGCCGCCCCACCATCTCTCCGGCGGCGAGAAGAAGCGGGTCGCCATCGCGGGGATCCTCGCGATGGAGCCTGCGGTCCTCGTCTTCGACGAGCCGACGAACACCCTCGACCCCGCAAGCTCCGAGGAGGTGATGGAACTCCTCGACGAGCTCGCCTCAGGCGGCCGGACGGTGCTCATATCCACGCACGACGTCGAGCTCGCCTACCGGTGGGCCGACTCGATCATCCTGATGGAGCGAGGAAGTGTCCTCGCCCGGGGGCCGCCCGAAGAGGTCTTCTCGGACCACGGCCTCCTCGCGGCCGCGCGCCTGAAACCCCCCGCCCTCCTCGACCTCTACAACGAGCTCGATCTCCGGGGCATCGTCGCCCGCGGGGTCCCGCCAAAGAGCGTGCTCGAGTTCACCGACCGGATCGAGCGGACGTTGCACGGCCATGTCCCGGCCCGGGACGAGACCGGGACGATCTACCTCTGCGACGCCGACCGGACCGGCGGCGATGCGATCCGGCAGCTCGCCGAGGAGGGACGGGTCGATCATGTCGGTGCGATGGGCACTCGCGCGAAGGAGTTCGCCAACCGGGAGCGGATCCTCCTCGACTACACCTACGGGGTCATCGACAAGTGCATCCTGAAGGCGCTGATCGGGGAGAACTCACTCATCATCACCACCGGGGGGATGCTCGACCATGTCCGCCACCGTATCGGGGAGTACAGCGCCGAGAGCGGGCGGGCGCTCGCGGTGACCCCGGTGGGGGAGCCGGGGA encodes:
- a CDS encoding energy-coupling factor ABC transporter ATP-binding protein — its product is MTTPLLEIDNVTYAYPNGPAALAGVSVRIAAGSKTALVGPNGAGKSTLLLMLNGMLRPASGTVRFDGRPLAYDTRSLRDLRRRVGFVFQNPDVQIIAPTVEADVAFGPVNLGLPPDAVRRAVRDALGYVGLHGYEKRPPHHLSGGEKKRVAIAGILAMEPAVLVFDEPTNTLDPASSEEVMELLDELASGGRTVLISTHDVELAYRWADSIILMERGSVLARGPPEEVFSDHGLLAAARLKPPALLDLYNELDLRGIVARGVPPKSVLEFTDRIERTLHGHVPARDETGTIYLCDADRTGGDAIRQLAEEGRVDHVGAMGTRAKEFANRERILLDYTYGVIDKCILKALIGENSLIITTGGMLDHVRHRIGEYSAESGRALAVTPVGEPGITGRCRERVAE